In Methanobacterium paludis, the following proteins share a genomic window:
- the rrp42 gene encoding exosome complex protein Rrp42 — protein sequence MVSIVPEIIRESVVNLIKEGKRTDGRAFDEYREISLETGVIDKAEGSARVKIGNTQIMVGVKTQIAAPFSDTPQMGVLMTNSELLPMAAPNFEPGPPDENSVELSRVTDRCVREAKVVDLEKLCIIEGKKVWMIFVDLHILDYEGNLMDTAVLGTVAALMNAKIPTATVEDDEIVLDYDKMIPLPFNEKALMCTFAKIDDELVVDPSREEEEIMDARISIGMRADGTICAMQKGGAKPFKKDEILKAVTIAKEKTKELREYLK from the coding sequence ATGGTCAGTATAGTTCCTGAAATCATAAGGGAAAGTGTAGTAAATCTTATAAAAGAAGGAAAAAGAACAGATGGCAGAGCCTTCGATGAATACCGTGAAATATCCCTTGAAACAGGTGTCATTGATAAGGCTGAGGGTTCTGCAAGGGTAAAAATAGGAAACACTCAGATAATGGTAGGTGTAAAAACACAGATAGCCGCACCATTTTCAGACACACCCCAAATGGGAGTGTTAATGACCAATTCAGAGCTACTTCCAATGGCAGCTCCCAACTTTGAACCAGGGCCACCTGATGAAAATTCTGTAGAACTTTCAAGGGTCACAGATAGATGTGTAAGAGAAGCAAAAGTGGTTGACCTTGAGAAACTATGCATAATTGAAGGTAAAAAAGTATGGATGATATTTGTAGATCTCCATATTTTAGATTATGAGGGCAACCTTATGGATACAGCTGTTCTTGGAACTGTAGCAGCTCTTATGAATGCCAAGATACCCACCGCTACTGTGGAAGATGATGAAATCGTTTTAGATTACGATAAAATGATCCCGTTACCATTCAATGAAAAAGCTTTAATGTGTACATTTGCAAAAATAGATGATGAACTAGTTGTTGACCCATCCCGTGAAGAAGAAGAGATCATGGATGCTCGTATCTCAATTGGGATGAGAGCTGATGGTACTATCTGTGCAATGCAGAAAGGTGGTGCAAAACCATTTAAAAAAGATGAAATCCTAAAAGCGGTCACCATTGCAAAAGAGAAGACAAAAGAGCTTCGAGAATATCTAAAATAA
- the rpl37A gene encoding 50S ribosomal protein L37Ae, producing the protein MARTKKVGITGRFGPRYGRKAKRTVKAVEENMKKNHVCPQCDRPSVKRVSAGIWKCKKCGTVFTGGAYLPSTPMGKTAARNIKRIIGGL; encoded by the coding sequence ATGGCAAGAACGAAAAAAGTAGGTATAACAGGAAGATTCGGTCCAAGATATGGAAGAAAAGCAAAGAGGACCGTTAAAGCAGTAGAAGAAAACATGAAAAAGAATCATGTTTGCCCTCAATGTGATAGGCCCTCTGTAAAAAGGGTTTCAGCAGGAATATGGAAATGCAAAAAATGCGGTACAGTATTTACTGGAGGAGCATACCTTCCATCAACTCCAATGGGTAAAACAGCTGCAAGAAACATAAAAAGGATAATTGGAGGTTTATAA
- a CDS encoding DNA-directed RNA polymerase subunit P, whose translation MYKCGKCGTFVDIKGYTESKCPSCRYRILFKEIPPVKRTVKAR comes from the coding sequence TTGTATAAATGTGGAAAATGCGGTACTTTTGTTGATATCAAAGGCTACACTGAGTCCAAATGTCCAAGCTGCAGGTACAGAATACTTTTTAAAGAAATCCCTCCTGTAAAAAGGACAGTAAAAGCAAGATAA
- a CDS encoding Brix domain-containing protein has product MLITTSRKPSQRTRSFCKSLNRVLKSEYTNRGKMSIRDVLLKSSESGFNKTAIISETKGNPSRIDFYDKKGDILISLDVTVSVPVSKGRVKKRDLAFRCEVDDLSNLGEKLVEILDIPKCRDDSKQENILLLKKGNSEKKAVLKFYDSNGEDTGPRIYILKTGDCKSGFVL; this is encoded by the coding sequence ATGTTGATAACAACGTCCAGAAAACCATCACAGAGGACAAGGTCCTTCTGCAAAAGCCTTAACAGGGTATTAAAATCAGAATACACCAACCGCGGCAAGATGAGCATTCGGGACGTTCTTTTAAAATCTTCTGAAAGTGGATTCAATAAAACAGCAATAATATCCGAGACTAAGGGGAACCCAAGTAGAATTGATTTCTATGATAAGAAAGGGGATATCCTCATTTCTCTTGATGTTACAGTTTCAGTTCCAGTTTCAAAGGGTCGAGTGAAAAAGCGTGATCTCGCATTTAGATGTGAAGTTGATGATTTGAGTAATCTCGGTGAAAAACTCGTTGAAATTCTTGATATTCCCAAATGTCGTGATGATTCAAAACAAGAAAACATTTTACTCCTTAAAAAAGGGAATAGTGAAAAGAAAGCGGTCTTGAAATTTTACGATAGCAATGGTGAGGATACTGGTCCTAGAATATATATATTAAAAACTGGTGACTGTAAATCTGGTTTCGTGTTGTAA
- a CDS encoding KEOPS complex subunit Pcc1, translating to MGIIEGVETELEMKFETQQDAEIVLRSVEPEIRTAPSERTSVNIDLSGNVLKIKIDAEDTTSLRASLNSYLRWVKLSYEVLELKKFVNRPSKN from the coding sequence TTGGGGATAATTGAAGGCGTTGAAACAGAGCTTGAAATGAAATTTGAAACTCAGCAGGACGCTGAGATTGTTTTAAGGTCAGTGGAACCTGAGATTCGAACGGCACCTTCAGAAAGGACATCTGTGAATATTGATTTATCCGGTAACGTTTTAAAGATTAAAATCGATGCTGAAGATACAACATCTCTCAGAGCATCTTTAAATTCATATTTAAGATGGGTAAAACTATCATATGAAGTTTTAGAACTTAAGAAATTTGTTAATAGGCCATCAAAAAATTAG
- a CDS encoding prefoldin subunit beta, whose translation MELPQNIQHQITQFQQVQQQAQAISMQKQNVDLQIKETEKALEELKKVEEDGEVYKTAGNLLIKVKKDEVAKELEEKVETLHLREKTVKRQEDRIMGRLQEMQASLQEAMQNSGLSQGLGQ comes from the coding sequence ATGGAACTTCCACAAAACATCCAGCATCAAATAACTCAATTCCAGCAGGTACAGCAGCAGGCACAGGCAATTTCAATGCAGAAACAGAACGTTGACCTGCAGATAAAAGAAACTGAAAAGGCACTTGAAGAGCTTAAAAAAGTTGAAGAAGACGGTGAGGTTTACAAAACAGCAGGAAACCTGCTTATAAAAGTTAAAAAAGATGAAGTAGCCAAGGAACTTGAAGAGAAAGTTGAAACATTACATCTTCGTGAGAAAACAGTGAAACGCCAGGAAGATCGTATTATGGGTAGACTCCAGGAAATGCAAGCATCCTTACAGGAAGCAATGCAGAACTCCGGATTATCCCAGGGGTTAGGTCAGTGA
- a CDS encoding DUF3194 domain-containing protein has translation MRKLTDQELDEISEVAADAAEKFIFSKISKKEVLGLDINVELDHNDGLDVDVVVEILLDDLSSADESIANEAASHAIKAIDKFVEDL, from the coding sequence GTGAGGAAACTCACAGACCAGGAACTCGACGAGATCTCGGAAGTTGCGGCCGATGCCGCAGAAAAATTCATTTTTTCAAAGATCTCCAAAAAAGAGGTTCTTGGTCTCGATATAAATGTGGAACTCGACCACAATGACGGACTGGACGTTGATGTTGTGGTTGAGATTCTTTTAGATGATTTATCATCGGCAGATGAGAGTATAGCTAATGAAGCAGCTTCTCATGCCATAAAAGCGATTGATAAGTTCGTTGAAGATCTTTAA
- a CDS encoding HisA/HisF family protein, giving the protein MIIPVLDIKNGEAVSGKSGMRETYKPLKTVFTDSSDPLKIAVSLKDAGAQRMYIADLDAIEGKGSNLNVIKEINRIIPVMFDAGANDVRSVAKTLNVASKAIVATETLHSFEDLDEIFESFEKDKLIVSIDIKNNHILSKYMDTNFDTLINKIADLKPDEIILLDISRVGTEKGVDQGFIDRLSKVETSIIIGGGIRDEDIDVLSKSSVEKFLVGSALHKGKIRHSFQ; this is encoded by the coding sequence ATGATAATCCCTGTATTAGATATTAAAAATGGAGAAGCTGTTTCCGGCAAATCGGGAATGAGGGAAACATATAAACCCCTTAAAACCGTGTTCACTGATTCATCAGACCCCTTAAAGATTGCAGTGTCGTTGAAGGATGCTGGTGCTCAGCGCATGTACATTGCAGATCTGGACGCAATTGAAGGTAAAGGTTCAAACCTTAACGTTATAAAAGAAATAAACAGAATAATTCCTGTAATGTTTGATGCAGGTGCAAATGATGTTCGCAGTGTTGCAAAAACCTTGAATGTTGCAAGTAAAGCCATAGTTGCAACAGAAACCCTTCACAGTTTTGAAGACCTTGATGAAATATTTGAATCATTTGAAAAAGACAAGTTAATTGTAAGTATAGACATCAAGAACAACCATATTCTCAGTAAATATATGGATACTAATTTTGACACATTAATTAATAAAATAGCTGATTTAAAGCCTGATGAAATTATTTTGCTTGATATTTCAAGGGTTGGAACTGAAAAAGGTGTTGATCAAGGTTTTATAGATAGATTGAGCAAAGTTGAAACTTCAATAATAATTGGGGGTGGCATCAGAGATGAGGATATTGATGTACTCTCTAAATCAAGTGTTGAAAAGTTCCTTGTTGGTTCTGCACTTCATAAAGGCAAAATAAGACACAGCTTCCAATAA
- a CDS encoding PfkB family carbohydrate kinase — MPKFLIMGPVTMDTIVRNETVYHSIGGAVYYQAAVLSGLGVDTTAVITVSNDDESILDVFPNDISIVPIFVDKTMKFENIYPNHDPNHRIQRAEIESNPIKPEDISNLDLKNFDAFILSSLSPFDIPIETVKFLSQFQIPMYVGVQGYLRHIKNHKVILKPWNDFQKFLKFFDGIFLDEMEARVILGTHVHKLEGVAKTLASFGPKEVIITRGDRGAIIYSEKTDSIYQIHAFPSKQRIDPTGLGDTYMAAYVSRRMEKIDPETCGIFASVVATIKLEGEGVFMGNRKLIEDRLMKTDFLMDKKSS, encoded by the coding sequence ATGCCGAAATTTCTGATCATGGGCCCCGTAACCATGGACACAATCGTAAGAAACGAAACAGTTTACCACTCTATAGGTGGGGCGGTTTACTATCAAGCAGCAGTACTTTCAGGTCTTGGAGTAGATACGACAGCTGTTATAACGGTTTCAAATGACGATGAATCCATTTTAGACGTTTTTCCAAATGATATTAGTATTGTACCTATTTTTGTTGATAAAACAATGAAATTTGAGAATATCTACCCGAACCATGACCCTAATCACAGAATACAGCGGGCTGAAATTGAATCTAACCCCATAAAACCAGAGGACATTTCAAACTTGGATTTAAAAAATTTTGATGCATTTATTCTGTCCTCACTATCCCCATTTGACATTCCAATTGAAACAGTTAAATTCCTATCGCAATTTCAGATTCCAATGTATGTGGGTGTACAAGGATATCTAAGACATATAAAAAACCATAAAGTTATTCTAAAACCCTGGAATGATTTTCAGAAATTTTTGAAGTTTTTCGATGGAATATTTCTCGATGAGATGGAGGCAAGGGTCATACTCGGCACACACGTCCATAAACTTGAGGGCGTTGCAAAAACTTTGGCATCTTTTGGACCAAAGGAAGTTATTATTACCCGAGGAGATAGGGGAGCCATAATATATTCGGAGAAAACTGACAGCATCTATCAAATTCATGCATTTCCCTCAAAGCAAAGAATAGATCCTACGGGTCTAGGTGATACATACATGGCTGCTTATGTAAGCAGAAGGATGGAAAAAATTGATCCTGAAACTTGTGGTATCTTTGCGTCTGTGGTAGCAACAATAAAACTTGAAGGTGAAGGTGTATTTATGGGAAACAGAAAATTAATTGAAGACAGATTAATGAAGACAGACTTCTTAATGGATAAAAAATCCTCATAA
- a CDS encoding ATP-binding protein: protein MSYYHDSKMEKIFDILKQPRSLEELYLSESFVNDLILKILSSYGTVKTSTMNEITGIHWDILEGILDELEKQGFCAPVSGGFLFSSIKYSITKKGHDKARGIIEENPYIGIAPVPYEFYYKIMEAQLKNRYPLVIPPEIAEKAFKDVVGVAYAKESLIESCIIGKGVFIYGAPGTGKTFLVSKMPNLLPPLIIPKFIEFGGKVIQIYDPDFHKKCKEQPQDPRWVKIYAPFVITGAELSLNKLETNYNPNKGVYETSPIIKANGGVLLIDDLGRQRDDHELILNRLIVPMENKKDVLYVRGAPVIFHSHFIPAFSTNLDISIMDEAHLRRAPLHVFLKTPKLNEVATVFKRNMDIINEEYDADVLERFVNVYDEKKNGGDGLKPSFAHARDVAQITQAVRINQGKDRVDVDVLNESLKKHVLIALQKMKIDITQVAKKIRTYRVKTSNIKEAYKTLSDYGVNEIVHESNAIILDVDESVTPVQLVEYLNNKGIEVDRVDLIAESIKELRKTILES, encoded by the coding sequence ATGAGTTACTACCATGATTCCAAAATGGAGAAAATCTTTGATATTCTGAAACAACCACGATCCCTTGAGGAACTTTATCTTTCAGAGTCATTTGTAAATGACTTGATCCTCAAGATACTCTCAAGTTACGGTACTGTAAAAACCAGCACAATGAATGAGATTACTGGAATACACTGGGACATTCTCGAAGGGATACTCGATGAACTTGAAAAACAGGGTTTTTGCGCACCAGTAAGTGGTGGATTTTTATTTTCAAGTATTAAGTACAGTATAACAAAGAAAGGGCATGATAAAGCCCGGGGAATTATTGAAGAGAATCCTTACATTGGCATTGCACCTGTTCCCTATGAATTTTATTATAAAATAATGGAAGCCCAATTAAAAAACCGATACCCTTTAGTTATACCCCCAGAAATAGCAGAAAAAGCATTTAAAGATGTTGTAGGTGTAGCTTATGCAAAAGAATCCCTTATTGAATCCTGCATAATTGGAAAAGGAGTTTTCATTTACGGAGCACCAGGAACAGGAAAAACTTTCCTCGTAAGCAAGATGCCGAACCTTTTACCTCCTCTTATAATTCCAAAGTTCATAGAATTCGGAGGGAAAGTGATTCAGATCTACGACCCAGATTTCCACAAAAAATGCAAAGAACAGCCACAAGATCCAAGATGGGTTAAAATATACGCCCCATTTGTGATTACGGGTGCTGAACTCAGTTTAAATAAACTTGAAACCAATTACAACCCAAATAAAGGAGTTTATGAAACATCTCCCATCATAAAGGCAAATGGTGGAGTTCTTTTAATTGATGACCTTGGAAGACAAAGGGATGACCATGAACTTATTTTAAACCGACTCATAGTACCTATGGAAAATAAAAAGGATGTTCTTTACGTAAGAGGAGCCCCCGTAATTTTTCACAGCCACTTCATACCAGCATTCTCAACCAATCTTGATATAAGTATAATGGACGAGGCCCACCTCCGAAGGGCACCATTACATGTTTTCCTTAAAACACCCAAGCTTAATGAAGTTGCAACGGTATTCAAAAGGAATATGGATATTATTAACGAAGAATACGATGCAGATGTTTTAGAAAGATTTGTAAATGTGTATGATGAGAAAAAAAACGGTGGAGATGGTCTTAAGCCAAGTTTTGCCCACGCAAGAGATGTTGCACAGATAACTCAGGCTGTACGTATAAACCAAGGAAAGGATCGCGTGGATGTTGATGTTCTTAATGAATCACTCAAAAAACATGTTTTGATTGCACTTCAAAAGATGAAAATTGACATTACCCAGGTTGCAAAAAAAATACGAACATATCGTGTTAAAACAAGCAATATAAAAGAGGCATACAAAACCCTCTCAGATTATGGTGTAAATGAAATTGTACACGAATCAAATGCCATTATTCTGGATGTGGATGAGAGTGTGACACCTGTTCAACTTGTTGAATACTTAAATAATAAAGGTATTGAAGTGGACAGAGTAGATCTGATTGCAGAATCAATAAAAGAACTGCGAAAAACCATTCTTGAATCATAA
- a CDS encoding TIGR02253 family HAD-type hydrolase: MIKAVFFDIDDTLYDTSSFAKLARRAAINAMIDAGLPLEFDEAYKLLREIIKEKGSNYDKHFNVLTKRVFGEEKPLLIALGMITYHNVKFALLRLFPNTMSTLIYLKSRGYHLGVISNGITIKQWEKLIRLGLHHFFDEIITSQEAGVEKPDEEIFKLAIGKMGCKAEKSVMVGNKFSEDIVGAINTGMSAILVNSTLTESEKEYIKKEDLKVDVIKDLSELRNIL; encoded by the coding sequence ATGATAAAAGCTGTTTTTTTTGATATTGATGATACATTGTACGACACTTCAAGTTTTGCAAAACTTGCAAGAAGGGCTGCTATTAATGCGATGATCGACGCAGGACTTCCACTAGAATTTGACGAAGCTTATAAACTCTTAAGGGAAATAATAAAAGAAAAGGGTTCTAACTATGACAAACACTTCAATGTCTTAACAAAGCGGGTTTTTGGAGAAGAAAAACCGCTTTTGATAGCCCTCGGAATGATAACATACCACAACGTTAAATTCGCTCTTTTAAGATTGTTCCCAAACACCATGTCTACATTAATTTATCTAAAAAGTAGGGGTTATCATTTGGGAGTTATTTCAAATGGTATAACCATAAAACAGTGGGAAAAATTAATAAGACTCGGTTTGCACCATTTCTTTGACGAAATTATAACTTCCCAAGAAGCAGGGGTCGAAAAACCAGACGAAGAAATATTCAAACTTGCTATAGGCAAAATGGGATGTAAGGCTGAAAAATCTGTTATGGTCGGTAACAAGTTCAGTGAAGACATAGTGGGAGCAATAAACACAGGAATGTCTGCAATACTTGTAAATTCAACGTTAACAGAATCTGAAAAGGAATACATAAAAAAAGAGGATTTAAAAGTGGATGTTATAAAGGACTTAAGTGAACTTAGGAACATTCTCTAA
- a CDS encoding DNA polymerase domain-containing protein, with product MNKEILEKVDEFLGDVNKNLPEGMELEYEGFYERGFFVTKKRYALIENNNIVVKGLELVRRDWAPVAKKTQEKVLKAILKDASPEKAASIVRDVIVEIKKGDIPLEDLVIHTQLTKNPEQYVQRAPHVMAAKKAIKRGRKVGPGSIIRYVVVKGKEPISQRAEPIEDVDVSNYDPNYYIENQLLPAVSRILTSIGYSEEEIMHKGKQSSLDAFFS from the coding sequence TTGAATAAAGAGATTTTAGAAAAAGTAGATGAGTTCCTCGGGGATGTGAACAAAAACCTCCCTGAAGGAATGGAACTTGAATATGAAGGATTCTATGAAAGGGGTTTCTTTGTTACAAAAAAAAGATACGCCCTCATAGAAAACAACAACATAGTTGTAAAGGGTTTAGAGCTTGTAAGGCGTGATTGGGCACCTGTAGCAAAAAAAACTCAGGAAAAAGTTCTAAAAGCAATACTCAAGGACGCATCTCCAGAAAAAGCCGCCAGCATTGTTAGGGATGTTATTGTGGAAATAAAAAAGGGAGATATACCTCTTGAAGACCTTGTTATACACACTCAACTTACAAAAAATCCAGAACAATACGTTCAGAGGGCTCCTCATGTTATGGCTGCAAAAAAAGCCATCAAAAGAGGTAGAAAAGTGGGGCCAGGGTCCATCATAAGATACGTGGTTGTTAAGGGAAAAGAACCCATAAGCCAACGTGCAGAGCCCATAGAAGATGTTGATGTTTCAAATTATGATCCTAATTATTATATAGAAAACCAGCTTTTACCAGCTGTTTCAAGGATCTTAACTTCTATTGGTTATTCAGAAGAAGAAATAATGCATAAAGGAAAACAAAGCAGTCTTGATGCATTCTTCAGTTAG
- a CDS encoding 30S ribosomal protein S8e: MAIWQGKSLRRPSGARATQNKNKRNAEFGRDPAETKIGDRKVKKIRTKGGNEKIRLTNAERINVVDPKTNKVQVTDILNVIENTANTHFVRRNIITKGAVVETSLGKVKVTSRPGQDGVVNGVMVE, from the coding sequence ATGGCTATATGGCAAGGAAAATCATTAAGAAGACCAAGTGGTGCACGTGCAACACAAAATAAAAACAAAAGGAATGCTGAATTCGGAAGAGACCCCGCTGAAACCAAAATCGGAGACAGAAAAGTCAAGAAAATCCGAACAAAAGGTGGAAACGAAAAAATAAGGCTCACAAACGCTGAGAGAATCAACGTTGTAGACCCTAAAACCAACAAGGTTCAGGTTACAGACATCCTTAACGTTATTGAAAACACCGCAAACACTCATTTTGTAAGGCGTAACATCATTACAAAAGGAGCTGTTGTTGAGACGAGCCTTGGAAAGGTTAAAGTCACATCAAGACCCGGCCAAGACGGCGTGGTAAATGGTGTAATGGTTGAATAA
- the hypE gene encoding hydrogenase expression/formation protein HypE: protein MKFSMSHGAGGEVMQSLISDIILGNLSNKRVNGGVGLDDLDDGATIPFGDYEIVLTTDSHTVNPIFFPGGDIGKISIAGTVNDVSVMGAKPLAIANAMVVSEGFPGEDFERIIKSMDEVCREVDVAIITGDTKVMEQDKLDKIIISTTGIGIVKKGEVKRDSSLKLGDKIILTGSIGDHGVSLMSYREGFGFETDLKSDVAPVWGMVKAALDVGGVNAMKDPTRGGVANALNELASKSGVGMLLDEEKIPIKKEVIAASEMLGIDPYEVANEGKVIMGVEADKAEEILQAIRKTKYGKDAQIIGEVTTDKHVILETVMGGKRILEAPIADPVPRVC, encoded by the coding sequence ATGAAATTCAGTATGTCACATGGAGCTGGTGGAGAGGTCATGCAAAGCCTTATATCAGACATAATACTTGGAAACTTAAGTAACAAAAGGGTCAACGGTGGAGTTGGACTTGACGACCTTGATGATGGGGCAACGATACCGTTTGGGGACTATGAAATTGTGTTAACTACAGACAGCCACACAGTAAACCCAATTTTCTTCCCGGGGGGAGACATTGGAAAAATATCAATAGCAGGAACTGTAAATGATGTTTCTGTAATGGGAGCAAAGCCCCTTGCAATTGCAAATGCCATGGTTGTAAGCGAGGGCTTTCCTGGCGAGGACTTTGAAAGAATAATAAAATCCATGGATGAAGTCTGCAGGGAAGTGGATGTTGCCATAATAACAGGGGACACAAAGGTCATGGAACAGGATAAACTTGATAAAATCATTATATCCACCACAGGAATAGGCATAGTCAAAAAAGGTGAAGTTAAAAGAGATTCATCCCTTAAACTTGGTGATAAAATCATATTAACCGGGAGCATTGGGGACCATGGAGTTTCCTTGATGTCTTACAGGGAAGGATTTGGTTTTGAAACAGACCTTAAATCAGACGTTGCACCTGTATGGGGAATGGTTAAAGCCGCACTGGATGTTGGTGGTGTTAATGCAATGAAAGACCCAACTAGAGGTGGAGTTGCAAACGCATTGAACGAGCTGGCCTCCAAATCTGGTGTTGGAATGCTTCTGGATGAAGAAAAAATTCCTATTAAAAAAGAAGTCATAGCTGCCTCTGAAATGCTCGGAATTGACCCCTATGAAGTTGCAAATGAGGGTAAGGTAATCATGGGTGTTGAGGCTGACAAAGCAGAGGAAATCCTTCAGGCCATTCGTAAAACCAAATATGGAAAAGATGCCCAGATAATCGGCGAAGTTACAACTGATAAACACGTGATCCTTGAAACTGTTATGGGCGGTAAAAGGATTCTTGAGGCACCAATAGCTGATCCTGTACCAAGGGTCTGCTAA
- a CDS encoding RDD family protein → MKMQNFWGRRFLALIIDAITITLVLWVISAVIYPLIAATNIFTVLNYWLVLAAFIIVGYFTYMEGKDGATLGKIMMKLKVNAADGDMNYKKAFLRNLSKILWIPLVLDVILGFIFGDSNDRFLDRVSNTVVFKVED, encoded by the coding sequence ATGAAAATGCAGAACTTTTGGGGCAGAAGGTTTTTGGCTTTGATAATTGATGCAATAACTATAACCCTGGTCTTATGGGTCATAAGTGCAGTGATATATCCATTGATAGCGGCGACCAACATATTTACGGTTCTAAATTATTGGCTTGTTCTGGCAGCTTTCATTATTGTTGGTTATTTCACCTACATGGAAGGGAAAGACGGTGCTACTCTGGGCAAGATCATGATGAAGTTAAAGGTTAATGCTGCCGATGGAGATATGAACTACAAAAAGGCGTTTTTAAGGAATTTATCCAAAATCTTATGGATTCCCCTTGTTTTAGATGTAATACTTGGGTTCATCTTTGGAGATTCCAATGACAGATTCCTTGACAGAGTTTCAAATACAGTAGTGTTCAAAGTTGAAGATTAG
- a CDS encoding DUF5654 family protein has translation MAKNNIRKEILQAMAGLLTAAFGLIAALAWNEAIKAFIAKYVPMGSELTGLFIYAILITIIAVLVTIFIGRTLGRYDMELPEE, from the coding sequence ATGGCCAAAAATAATATTAGAAAAGAAATTCTTCAAGCAATGGCCGGTCTTCTAACTGCTGCATTTGGACTAATTGCAGCATTAGCATGGAACGAAGCCATAAAAGCTTTTATAGCCAAATATGTACCCATGGGAAGTGAACTTACTGGATTGTTTATTTATGCAATCCTAATAACAATAATAGCAGTTTTGGTGACTATATTTATAGGTAGAACCCTTGGAAGATATGATATGGAGCTGCCAGAAGAATAA
- a CDS encoding cobalt-precorrin-8 methylmutase, whose amino-acid sequence MSMGASTKQGYEIAEKSRKIVKSLIDHKTRHLAPEERAIVERIVHSTADPEYADITKMSGNFVKESMKSIEEGNDILTDINMVRVGINRYNGEVKCYINHDKAVEIAKNEGITRAAAAMKVAASEGFDGIVAIGNAPTALLEVLKLVKYGDMNVKSMIGVPVGFVGAAESKKALQETEIPYIVTEGPKGGTPVAVAAVNSLINLKKE is encoded by the coding sequence ATGTCAATGGGCGCATCAACAAAGCAGGGCTATGAAATAGCCGAAAAGAGTAGAAAAATAGTAAAATCCCTCATAGATCATAAAACAAGGCATTTAGCTCCAGAAGAAAGGGCCATAGTTGAGAGGATAGTTCATTCGACTGCTGACCCGGAATATGCAGATATAACCAAAATGAGCGGTAATTTTGTCAAGGAAAGCATGAAATCCATAGAAGAAGGTAATGACATCCTCACAGATATAAACATGGTTAGAGTAGGGATAAATCGTTACAATGGTGAAGTTAAATGTTACATAAACCATGATAAAGCTGTTGAAATTGCCAAAAATGAGGGAATTACCCGTGCAGCTGCAGCTATGAAGGTTGCAGCTTCTGAAGGTTTTGATGGGATCGTTGCAATTGGAAATGCACCAACAGCACTTTTAGAAGTTTTAAAACTTGTAAAATATGGTGATATGAATGTTAAATCAATGATTGGAGTTCCAGTAGGTTTTGTAGGTGCTGCAGAGTCTAAAAAAGCACTTCAAGAAACTGAAATACCTTACATTGTAACTGAAGGCCCAAAGGGCGGAACTCCAGTTGCTGTTGCAGCTGTAAATTCGCTAATTAATCTTAAAAAGGAGTGA